In Brassica rapa cultivar Chiifu-401-42 chromosome A06, CAAS_Brap_v3.01, whole genome shotgun sequence, a single window of DNA contains:
- the LOC103873652 gene encoding puromycin-sensitive aminopeptidase — protein MDAPKEIFLKDYTKPDYYFETVDLSFSLGEEKTIVSSLIKVSPRVQGSSAPLVLDGHDLKLLSVKVEGKLLKEGDYQLDSRHLTLPSLPAKESFVLEIDTEIYPHKNTSLDGLYKSSGNFCTQCEAEGFRKITFYQDRPDIMAKYTCRVEADKSLYPVLLSNGNLISQGDIEGGRHFALWEDPFKKPCYLFALVAGQLASRDDTFTTRSGREVSLKIWTPAEDLPKTAHAMYSLKAAMKWDEDVFGLEYDLDLFNIVAVPDFNMGAMENKSLNIFNSKLVLASPETATDADYAAILGVIGHEYFHNWTGNRVTCRDWFQLSLKEGLTVFRDQEFSSDMGSRTVKRIADVSKLRIYQFPQDAGPMAHPVRPHSYIKMDNFYTVTVYEKGAEVVRMYKTLLGSEGFRKGIDLYFQRHDEQAVTCEDFFAAMRDANSADFANFLQWYSQAGTPVVKVASSYNAEARTFSLKFSQEIPPTPGQPTKEATFIPVVVGLLDSSGKDITLSSVYHDGTLQTISSSSTILRVTKKEEEFVFSDIAERPVPSLFRGFSAPVRVETDLSDDDLFFLLAHDSDEFNRWEAGQVLARKLMLNLVSDFQQNRPLVLNPKFIQGLGSVLSDSTLDKEFIAKAITLPGEGEIMDMMAVADPDAVHAVRKFVRKQLASELKTELLKIVENNRSTEAYVFDHPNMARRALKNTALAYLASLEDPSYVELALSEYKSATNLTDQFAALAALAQIPGKTRDNVLTDFYNKWQGDYLVVNKWFLLQSSSDIPGNVENVTKLLDHPAFDLRNPNKVYSLIGGFCGSPVNFHAKDGSGYKFLGDIVVQLDKINPQVASRMVSAFSRWKRYDETRQALAKAQLEMIMSANGLSENVFEIASKSLAA, from the exons ATGGATGCACCTAAGGAAATATTTCTCAAGGACTACACCAAGCCTGATTACTACTTTGAAACT GTGGATCTTAGCTTCTCTCTAGGTGAAGAGAAAACAATTGTTAGCTCTTTAATCAAAGTTTCCCCTCGAGTTCAAG GATCCTCTGCTCCCTTGGTCCTGGATGGGCATGACTTGAAGCTACTTTCTGTCAAAGTTGAGGGCAAGCTTCTGAAG GAAGGGGATTACCAGTTGGACTCTCGTCATCTCACTCTGCCTTCACTGCCGGCCAAGGAGTCCTTTGTTCTGGAAATTGATACTGAGATATACCCCCACAAGAATACTTCACTTGAT GGGCTCTACAAGTCATCTGGGAACTTTTGCACACAATGTGAAGCAGAGGGTTTCCGGAAAATCACATTTTACCAG GACCGTCCTGATATTATGGCGAAGTACACATGCCGTGTTGAAGCTGACAAGTCACTTTATCCTGTATTGTTGTCCAATGGAAACCTTATTTCCCAAGGAGACATAGAG GGAGGTCGGCACTTTGCCTTATGGGAGGACCCATTCAAGAAGCCTTGCTATCTATTTGCTCTGGTGGCTGGACAGCTAGCCAGTAGAGATGATACATTTACCACACGCTCTGGTAGGGAGGTATCTCTGAAAATCTGGACTCCTGCAGAAGATCTACCGAAGACTGCTCATGCCATGTATTCTCTGAAGGCGGCCATGAAGTGGGATGAAGAT GTGTTTGGCCTTGAGTATGACCTGGATCTCTTCAACATTGTCGCCGTTCCAGATTTTAACAT GGGAGCCATGGAAAACAAGAGTTTGAat ATTTTTAATTCCAAGCTTGTCCTGGCATCTCCAGAAACTGCAACAGATGCAGATTATGCTGCAATTTTGGGAGTTATTGGTCATGAA TACTTCCACAATTGGACAGGTAACAG GGTGACATGCCGTGACTGGTTCCAACTCAGTCTAAAGGAAGGTCTTACTGTCTTCCGTGATCAG GAGTTTTCATCTGACATGGGAAGCCGTACTGTAAAGCGCATTGCTGATGTTTCAAAGCTCAGGATCTATCAATTCCCGCAG GATGCTGGTCCTATGGCACATCCTGTTCGCCCACATTCATACATCAAG ATGGACAACTTCTACACAG TGACG GTTTATGAAAAG GGAGCTGAGGTTGTGAGGATGTACAAAACTCTACTCGGAAGTGAGGGTTTCCGAAAG GGTATTGATCTCTATTTCCAAAGACATGATGAGCAAGCTGTGACCTGTGAAGACTTCTTTGCTGCTATGCGTGATGCCAACAGTGCAGATTTTGCTAATTTTTTGCAATG GTACTCACAAGCTGGAACTCCAGTCGTCAAAGTGGCATCCTCTTACAATGCTGAAGCTCGTAccttctctttgaaattcag TCAGGAGATACCTCCGACTCCGGGCCAGCCCACAAAAGAAGCTACATTTATTCCAGTGGTTGTTGGTCTTCTGGACTCAAGTGGGAAAGACATTACACTCTCCTCTGTTTATCATGATGGTACACTGCAGACCATTTCTAGCAGCAGCACAATACTTCGAGTGACTAAG AAAGAAGAAGAGTTTGTGTTCTCTGATATAGCTGAAAGACCTGTTCCATCCCTATTTAGAGGATTCAGTGCGCCAGTTCGTGTTGAGACTGATCTCTCGGATGATGATCTGTTCTTCCTCCTAGCCCATGATTCAGATGAATTTAACCG GTGGGAGGCAGGTCAAGTTCTTGCAAGGAAGCTCATGCTGAACTTAGTTTCTGATTTCCAACAAAACAGACCATTGGTTTTAAACCCAAAATTCATTCAAGGTCTTGGCAGCGTGCTTTCTGACTCAACCTTGGACAAG GAATTTATTGCCAAGGCAATAACATTGCCTGGGGAGGGAGAGATTATGGACATGATGGCCGTGGCAGATCCTGATGCTGTTCATGCTGTTAGAAAGTTTGTTAGAAAGCAGCTTGCGTCTGAACTCAAAACTGAGCTTCTAAAGATA GTTGAGAACAATAGGAGCACAGAGGCTTATGTCTTTGACCACCCAAACATGGCGAGGCGTGCTTTGAAGAACACGGCTCTAG CTTATCTTGCATCTCTTGAGGACCCATCATATGTGGAACTTGCATTGAGTGAATACAAGTCGGCCACCAATTTGACCGACCAATTTGCTGCTTTAGCAGCTCTTGCCCAGATCCCGGGTAAAACCCGTGATAACGTCCTTACTGACTTCTATAACAAGTGGCAGGGCGATTACTTG GTTGTTAATAAATGGTTCCTCCTTCAATCGTCATCCGACATTCCCGGCAATGTGGAGAATGTGACGAAGCTTTTGGATCACCCAGCTTTTGATCTGCGCAATCCAAACAAG GTTTACTCGCTTATTGGAGGATTCTGCGGTTCTCCAGTGAACTTCCATGCCAAAGATGGATCAGGTTACAAGTTCTTGGGTGACATTGTTGTCCAGTTAGACAAAATCAATCCTCAG GTTGCTTCTCGTATGGTATCTGCCTTTTCGAGGTGGAAGCGCTACGATGAAACCCGACAAGCTCTGGCCAAG GCACAGTTGGAGATGATAATGTCAGCTAATGGATTATCTGAAAATGTCTTTGAGATTGCCTCTAAGAGTTTGGCTGCTTGA
- the LOC103873651 gene encoding uncharacterized protein LOC103873651, whose translation MADQPPNPQNRIKLRDGRYLAYKERGIPKDDAKFTIVLVHGFGSSKDMNFNVSQEFVEETGIYFVLYDRAGYGESDPNPKRSLKSEASDVQELADGLQIGSRFYLIGISMGSYTVWSCLKHIPQRLAGVAMVAPVVNYRWPSIPKSLMKNDYRREVLKWSFWIAKYFPGLLHWWVTQNMFPTTSMLEKTPANYFNDQDIEVLKHTKGFPMLSKERLREHGVFETLRSDFLVAFADWDFDPADLPDPFPSAREKSPSSVHIWQGYEDKVIPFQLQRCLCHKLAWIKYHEVSKGGHLIVHYEGVCDAILKSLLLGEDLPISVTFISRFIFCGFPDQTRSYQRTMHSTK comes from the exons ATGGCTGATCAACCTCCAAATCCCCAAAATAGAATCAAACTTCGTGATGGTAGATACTTGGCTTACAAGGAAAGAGGTATTCCCAAGGATGATGCCAAGTTCACCATCGTTCTTGTACATGGATTTGGTAGCTCTAAAGACATGAACTTCAATGTCTCACAA GAGTTTGTAGAAGAAACTGGGATATACTTTGTGCTATACGATCGAGCGGGCTATGGAGAGAGCGATCCAAATCCGAAACGTTCGCTGAAGAGTGAAGCTTCCGATGTTCAAGAACTGGCGGATGGGTTACAGATTGGATCAAGGTTTTATTTGATCGGAATCTCGATGGGTTCATACACTGTTTGGAGTTGCCTCAAACATATTCCACAAAG GCTAGCAGGAGTGGCGATGGTCGCTCCCGTAGTAAACTACCGTTGGCCGTCGATTCCAAAGAGTTTGATGAAAAATGATTACAGAAGAGAAGTGTTAAAATGGTCTTTTTGGATTGCTAAATATTTCCCTGGACTGCTTCATTGGTGGGTGACTCAAAACATGTTTCCTACAACTTCAATGCTAGAGAAAACCCCTGCTAATTACTTCAACGACCAAGATATCGAAGTCCTCAAGCACACCAAAGGCTTCCCAATGCTCAGTAAG GAGAGGTTACGAGAACACGGCGTTTTTGAGACGCTGAGAAGCGACTTTTTAGTGGCGTTTGCTGACTGGGACTTCGACCCGGCAGACCTACCGGACCCGTTTCCGTCCGCACGAGAGAAGAGCCCCTCCTCTGTTCACATATGGCAAGGCTACGAAGACAAAGTGATACCGTTTCAGCTGCAGAGATGCTTGTGCCACAAGCTAGCATGGATCAAGTACCATGAGGTTTCTAAAGGAGGTCACTTGATCGTGCACTACGAAGGAGTCTGCGACGCGATCTTGAAATCGCTTCTTCTAGGAGAGGATCTTCCAAT